The Streptomyces sp. CC0208 genome window below encodes:
- a CDS encoding sigma-70 family RNA polymerase sigma factor, producing the protein MMSSSPETSTRTTGAHRAQRQERDRAAARTLAQRPPARYEPYLDGLFTYCMSVLCDHDAATAALGDVLALAERRGGPDAAGDRRAWLYALARWACLRKLAEAKQKRQATHAAGRHGASHAPAGPPVAEDVLEARRRELSLLAWPEAAGTTPEQREALELAVRHHLAAHEVAAVLGMDLAGARELLASAACEVERTRAALAVVEIGDCPSVARLTGDNQFVLSSALRRELVRHVDDCPRCRRSAERAIPGRWPGAMITPAELPVLEAPRAALCTAPTHSPRARGAAVPRFDRRGFPMDPKDRAARRDRLRARAVTTTVVATVVAAPVLALWAAYRGGPGEGADGHSASASEAHGPDSLDGVAASGGYQNAGNASTRPGIRFAKDGRPDVSVEVVSVAGAGKKGAGHLEVGAGNDGDTTLITLTATGDAPVRWSATTGASWLYLSQSSGVLKPGESLTIKVYVDHLREPSGPWSARVAVSPAGAVVTIQGYGTAPAPSAPGEPTTPPSSPSPTASAPSDPPPSDPPSSSPSPTPPDPTSSDPASPTPSPTDSGDPSPSTS; encoded by the coding sequence ATGATGAGCAGCAGTCCGGAGACCTCGACCCGCACCACCGGCGCGCACCGGGCGCAACGGCAGGAGCGCGACCGCGCTGCGGCGCGCACGCTGGCGCAGCGTCCGCCCGCGCGCTACGAGCCGTACCTCGACGGCCTGTTCACCTACTGCATGTCCGTGCTCTGCGACCACGACGCGGCGACCGCCGCCCTCGGCGACGTCCTCGCGCTCGCCGAGAGGCGCGGCGGCCCGGACGCGGCCGGCGACCGACGGGCCTGGCTGTACGCGCTGGCCCGCTGGGCCTGTCTGCGCAAGCTGGCCGAGGCCAAGCAGAAACGTCAGGCCACGCACGCGGCAGGGCGTCACGGGGCTTCTCACGCGCCCGCTGGGCCCCCGGTCGCGGAGGACGTCCTGGAGGCGCGGCGCCGCGAACTCTCGCTGCTGGCCTGGCCGGAGGCGGCCGGTACGACCCCCGAGCAGCGCGAGGCGCTCGAACTCGCCGTGCGCCACCATCTCGCCGCCCACGAGGTCGCGGCCGTCCTCGGCATGGACCTCGCCGGCGCCCGCGAACTGCTCGCCTCCGCCGCCTGCGAGGTGGAGCGCACGCGCGCCGCCCTCGCCGTCGTCGAGATCGGTGACTGCCCGAGCGTGGCGCGGCTCACCGGCGACAACCAGTTCGTGCTCAGCTCCGCCCTGCGCCGCGAACTCGTGCGCCATGTCGACGACTGCCCGCGCTGTCGCCGCAGCGCCGAGCGCGCGATCCCCGGCCGCTGGCCCGGCGCCATGATCACGCCCGCCGAGCTGCCCGTGCTCGAAGCGCCGCGCGCGGCCCTGTGCACGGCGCCGACGCATTCGCCACGCGCGCGTGGCGCCGCCGTGCCCCGCTTCGACCGGCGCGGCTTCCCGATGGACCCCAAGGACCGGGCCGCGCGCCGCGACCGGCTGCGCGCGCGTGCCGTCACCACGACCGTCGTCGCCACCGTCGTCGCCGCCCCCGTGCTCGCCCTGTGGGCCGCCTACCGGGGCGGTCCCGGCGAGGGGGCCGACGGCCACTCCGCCAGCGCGAGCGAGGCGCACGGCCCCGACAGCCTGGACGGCGTGGCGGCGAGCGGCGGCTACCAGAACGCGGGCAACGCGAGCACGAGACCCGGCATCCGTTTCGCCAAGGACGGCCGTCCCGACGTCTCTGTGGAGGTCGTCAGCGTGGCGGGCGCCGGCAAGAAGGGCGCCGGACACCTGGAGGTGGGCGCAGGCAATGACGGCGACACCACGCTGATCACCCTCACCGCGACCGGCGACGCCCCGGTCCGCTGGTCGGCCACCACGGGTGCCTCCTGGCTCTACCTGAGCCAGTCCTCGGGAGTCCTGAAGCCCGGCGAGTCGTTGACGATCAAGGTGTACGTCGACCACCTGCGCGAGCCGTCAGGGCCCTGGAGCGCGCGCGTGGCGGTCTCACCGGCCGGCGCCGTGGTCACCATCCAGGGCTACGGCACGGCGCCCGCACCGTCCGCCCCCGGCGAGCCGACGACGCCCCCGTCCAGCCCCAGCCCCACGGCCTCGGCCCCCTCGGACCCCCCTCCGAGCGACCCGCCGTCCTCGTCCCCCTCACCGACCCCGCCGGACCCCACCTCGTCCGATCCGGCAAGCCCGACGCCCTCGCCCACGGACAGCGGCGACCCGAGCCCGTCCACGTCCTAG
- a CDS encoding TetR family transcriptional regulator, which yields MGDVTARKRGRPRRTESDAAGTRDRILVAAREEFSERGYEKTSVRGIAKAAGVDSALVHHYFGTKEQVFEAAVEVAAAPALSAPAALAEGPLEDIGERFTRFIFGVWENPATRLPILAIVRSAVNNETAAAVFRRLVAAQLLRRVADQLDLPDAELRVELAAAQLVGTAMLRYVIKVEPLASTDIERIIARVAPVVQGHLTGP from the coding sequence GTGGGCGACGTCACCGCCCGCAAGCGCGGCCGGCCCCGTCGTACGGAATCGGACGCGGCCGGCACCCGGGACCGGATCCTCGTCGCGGCCCGTGAGGAGTTCTCCGAGCGGGGCTACGAGAAGACGTCCGTGCGCGGGATCGCCAAGGCCGCCGGGGTCGACTCGGCCCTGGTCCACCACTACTTCGGCACCAAGGAACAGGTCTTCGAGGCGGCCGTGGAGGTCGCCGCCGCGCCCGCGCTGAGCGCGCCCGCCGCGCTCGCCGAGGGTCCCCTGGAGGACATCGGAGAGCGCTTCACCCGCTTCATCTTCGGCGTCTGGGAGAACCCCGCGACGCGCCTGCCGATCCTGGCGATCGTCCGCTCCGCGGTGAACAACGAGACCGCGGCCGCCGTCTTCCGCCGGCTGGTCGCCGCCCAGCTGCTGCGCCGCGTCGCCGACCAGCTGGACCTGCCGGACGCGGAGCTGCGGGTCGAACTGGCGGCCGCGCAGCTCGTCGGGACGGCCATGCTGCGGTACGTGATCAAGGTGGAGCCGCTGGCGTCGACGGACATCGAGCGGATCATCGCGCGGGTGGCCCCGGTGGTGCAGGGCCATCTGACCGGTCCCTGA
- the radA gene encoding DNA repair protein RadA, whose translation MAARTKSAKERPSYRCTECGWQTAKWLGRCPECQAWGTIEEYGAPAVRTTTPGRVTTSAVPIGQVDGRQATARSTGVPELDRVLGGGLVPGAVVLLAGEPGVGKSTLLLDVAAKSASDEHRTLYVTGEESASQVRMRADRIRAIDDQLYLAAETDLSAVLGHLDAVKPSLLILDSVQTVASPEIDGAPGGMAQVREVAGALIRVSKERGMSTLLVGHVTKDGAIAGPRLLEHLVDVVLSFEGDRHARLRLVRGVKNRYGATDEVGCFELHDEGITGLADPSGLFLTRRDEPVPGTCLTVTLEGRRPLVAEVQALTVDSQIPSPRRTTSGLETSRVSMMLAVLEQRGRISALGKRDIYSATVGGVKLSEPAADLAIALALASAASDTPLPKNLVAIGEVGLAGEVRRVTGVQRRLSEAHRLGFTHALVPGDPGKIPAGMKVMEVADIGDALRVLPRSRRREAPRDAEDRR comes from the coding sequence ATGGCTGCCCGTACGAAGTCCGCCAAGGAGCGTCCGTCCTACCGCTGCACCGAGTGCGGCTGGCAGACGGCCAAGTGGCTCGGCCGCTGCCCCGAGTGCCAGGCATGGGGGACGATCGAGGAGTACGGCGCGCCCGCGGTGCGTACGACCACCCCCGGCCGCGTCACCACCTCCGCCGTGCCCATCGGCCAGGTCGACGGCCGCCAGGCCACCGCCCGCTCCACCGGCGTGCCCGAGCTGGACCGGGTGCTCGGCGGTGGTCTCGTGCCCGGCGCGGTGGTGCTCCTCGCGGGCGAGCCCGGCGTCGGCAAGTCCACGCTGCTGCTGGACGTGGCGGCCAAGTCGGCGAGCGACGAGCACCGCACGCTCTATGTGACCGGCGAGGAGTCCGCGAGCCAGGTCCGGATGCGCGCCGACCGCATCCGCGCGATCGACGACCAGCTGTATCTCGCCGCCGAGACCGACCTGTCCGCCGTCCTCGGACATCTGGACGCGGTGAAGCCGTCGCTGCTGATCCTCGACTCGGTGCAGACGGTCGCCTCCCCCGAGATCGACGGCGCCCCCGGCGGCATGGCCCAGGTGCGCGAGGTGGCCGGGGCGCTGATCCGGGTCTCCAAGGAGCGCGGGATGTCCACCCTCCTGGTGGGCCATGTCACCAAGGACGGCGCGATCGCCGGACCGCGTCTGCTGGAGCACCTCGTGGACGTGGTCCTGAGCTTCGAGGGCGACCGGCACGCGCGCCTCAGGCTCGTACGGGGCGTCAAGAACCGCTACGGCGCAACCGACGAGGTCGGCTGCTTCGAGCTGCACGACGAGGGCATCACGGGCCTCGCCGACCCAAGTGGACTTTTCCTGACACGTCGTGACGAACCGGTCCCCGGCACCTGTCTCACCGTCACCCTGGAGGGCCGCCGGCCGCTGGTGGCCGAGGTCCAGGCGCTCACCGTCGACTCGCAGATCCCCTCGCCCCGGCGCACCACCTCGGGTCTGGAGACCTCCCGTGTCTCGATGATGCTCGCCGTCCTGGAGCAGCGGGGTCGGATCAGCGCGCTCGGCAAGCGGGACATCTACTCCGCGACGGTCGGCGGGGTAAAGCTTTCGGAACCTGCCGCGGACCTGGCGATCGCCCTCGCCCTGGCGTCTGCGGCCAGCGACACCCCGCTGCCCAAGAACCTCGTCGCGATCGGCGAAGTGGGCCTCGCGGGCGAGGTCAGACGGGTCACGGGCGTCCAGCGCAGGCTCTCCGAGGCACACCGTCTGGGCTTCACCCACGCGCTCGTACCGGGCGATCCCGGCAAGATCCCGGCCGGCATGAAGGTGATGGAAGTCGCGGACATAGGGGACGCCCTGAGGGTCCTTCCGCGCTCGCGTCGGCGAGAGGCCCCACGGGACGCGGAGGACCGCCGGTAG
- a CDS encoding sugar phosphate isomerase/epimerase, whose amino-acid sequence MAEPVVRIPDAKVALSTASVYPESTATAFEIAARLGYDGVEVMVWTDPVSQDIEALRRLSDYHGIPVLAVHAPCLLITQRVWSTDPWVKLQRARAAAEKLGASTVVVHPPFRWQRQYARDFVSGIWRMADETDVRFAVENMYPWRYRDREMLAYAPDWDVTKDDYRHFTIDLSHAATSRTDAMQMVDRMGDRLGHVHLADGKGSAKDEHLVPGRGSQPCAELLERLALSGFDGHVVIEVNTRRAMSGAEREADLAEALAFTRLHLASPVRVPRR is encoded by the coding sequence GTGGCAGAACCAGTCGTACGGATCCCGGATGCGAAGGTCGCCCTCTCGACGGCCTCCGTCTACCCGGAGTCGACGGCGACGGCCTTCGAGATCGCCGCGCGCCTCGGATACGACGGCGTCGAGGTCATGGTGTGGACCGACCCGGTCAGCCAGGACATCGAGGCCCTGCGCCGCCTCTCCGACTACCACGGCATCCCCGTACTCGCCGTGCACGCCCCCTGCCTGCTCATCACGCAGCGCGTGTGGTCCACGGACCCCTGGGTCAAGCTCCAGCGCGCCCGGGCGGCCGCCGAGAAACTGGGCGCGAGCACCGTCGTCGTCCACCCGCCCTTTCGCTGGCAGCGCCAGTACGCCCGGGACTTCGTCAGCGGGATCTGGCGGATGGCGGACGAGACGGACGTACGGTTCGCCGTCGAGAACATGTACCCCTGGCGCTACCGCGACCGCGAGATGCTCGCCTACGCCCCCGACTGGGACGTCACCAAGGACGACTACCGGCACTTCACGATCGACCTCAGCCACGCGGCGACGTCCCGGACCGACGCGATGCAGATGGTCGACCGGATGGGTGACCGCCTCGGCCACGTCCACCTCGCCGACGGCAAGGGTTCCGCGAAGGACGAGCACCTCGTGCCCGGCCGCGGCAGCCAGCCCTGTGCCGAGCTCCTGGAGCGCCTCGCGCTGAGCGGCTTCGACGGCCATGTCGTCATCGAGGTCAACACCCGCCGCGCGATGTCCGGCGCCGAACGCGAGGCCGACCTCGCCGAGGCCCTGGCCTTCACCCGCCTCCATCTGGCCTCGCCGGTGCGGGTGCCCCGGCGGTGA
- a CDS encoding Ppx/GppA phosphatase family protein encodes MRLGVLDVGSNTVHLLVVDAHPGARPLPAHSHKAELRLAQLLDDAGAIGPEGVEKLVSVVKDALQAAEDKGVEDLLPFATSAVREASNADDVLARVHAETGVELQVLTGAEEARLTFLAARRWFGWSAGKLLVLDIGGGSLEIAYGIDEEPDTAVSLPLGAGRLTAGWLPGDPPTPDAVRALRRHVRAQIARTVGEFARFGAPDHVVATSKTFKQLARLAGAARSAEGLYVQRELKRESLEAWVPKLAGMTTAQRAELPGVSEGRANQLLAGALVAEGALDLFGVETVDICPWALREGVILRRLDHMGSAQGL; translated from the coding sequence ATGAGACTCGGTGTCCTCGACGTGGGATCGAACACGGTGCATCTGCTGGTGGTGGACGCGCACCCCGGCGCCCGCCCGCTGCCCGCGCATTCGCACAAGGCGGAACTGCGCCTGGCCCAACTCCTCGACGACGCCGGGGCGATAGGCCCCGAAGGTGTCGAGAAACTGGTCTCGGTCGTCAAGGACGCACTCCAGGCCGCCGAGGACAAGGGCGTCGAGGACCTGCTCCCGTTCGCCACCTCCGCCGTCCGCGAGGCCAGCAACGCCGACGACGTCCTCGCGCGCGTGCACGCCGAGACCGGCGTCGAGCTCCAGGTGCTCACCGGCGCCGAGGAGGCCCGTCTCACCTTCCTCGCGGCCCGCCGCTGGTTCGGCTGGTCGGCGGGCAAGCTCCTGGTGCTCGACATCGGCGGCGGCTCCCTGGAGATCGCCTACGGCATCGACGAGGAGCCGGACACCGCGGTGTCCCTGCCCCTGGGCGCGGGCCGTCTCACGGCGGGCTGGCTCCCCGGGGACCCCCCGACCCCGGATGCCGTCCGGGCCCTACGCCGGCACGTGCGCGCCCAGATCGCCCGCACGGTCGGTGAGTTCGCCCGCTTCGGCGCTCCCGACCACGTGGTCGCCACCTCCAAGACCTTCAAGCAGCTGGCCCGCCTGGCCGGTGCGGCCCGCTCCGCCGAGGGCCTCTACGTCCAGCGCGAACTGAAGCGCGAGTCCCTGGAGGCCTGGGTCCCGAAGCTGGCCGGCATGACGACGGCCCAGCGAGCCGAACTCCCGGGCGTCTCCGAGGGCCGCGCGAACCAGCTCCTGGCGGGCGCCCTGGTGGCCGAGGGGGCGCTGGACCTGTTCGGCGTGGAAACGGTCGACATCTGCCCATGGGCGCTGCGGGAGGGTGTGATCCTGCGCAGACTCGACCACATGGGGTCGGCGCAGGGCCTCTAG